The Candidatus Binatia bacterium sequence ACAAGGAAGGGAAAGGTGGCATCTACAACTTCGTCACCAAGCGCGGTGTTTGCCGAGGCATCAACTCAAAGATCTCCTGGACCCAAGTTGAGACCGGCTCGGCGATCACCTGGAAGTACCCGAGCTGCATCCTGCAGGGGGACAACTCGGTGGGAAAATTCTATTCCGTCGCCCTCACCAACAACTATCAGCAGGCGGACACCGGAACCAAGATGATCCACATCGGCAAGAACACCAAGAGTACGATCATCTCGAAAGGTATCTCCGCCGGTCATGGGCAGAACACCTATCGCGGGTTGGTGAAGGTCATGAAGAGTGCCACCGGAGCGCGGAACTATTCGCAGTGCGACTCGCTGCTGCTCGGTGACAAGTGCGGCGCCCACACCTTTCCCTACATTGAGGTGCGCAACGCCGAGGCGCAGGTGGAGCATGAAGCGTCCACCTCGAGAATTGGCGAGGACCAGCTGTTCTACTGCCAGCAACGTGGTCTGGCTGCCGAGGATGCTGTGTCGATGATCGTCAACGGCTTCTGCAAGGAAGTCTTTCGTGAGCTGCCGATGGAGTTTGCGGTGGAAGCCCAGAAACTCCTCAGTGTCAGCCTCGAAGGCGCTGTCGGCTGAGCCGCTGACACCCGCTTGCAGCAAGAAAGGCACACCATGCTACAGATCAGTAACCTGCACGTCCGCGTTGAGGGCAAGGAGATTCTGCGGGGTCTCAATTTGACGGTGAAAGCCGGCGAGGTGCACGCCGTCATGGGGCCGAACGGCTCCGGCAAGAGCACGCTGGCCAACGTCCTCGCCGGTCGCAGCACCTACGAGGTCACGGAAGGTCAGGTGTTGTTCGAGGGCAGGAATCTGCTCACCATGCCACCGGAACTCCGAGCCCGGGAGGGGATCTTCCTCGCCTTCCAGTACCCCGTCGAGATTCCGGGTGTCAACAACGCCTATTTTCTGAAGGCGGCCGTCAACGCCGTGCGCACGCACCACGGCCTCGAAGAGCTGGATGCCATGGATTTCCTCGCCCTGATCAAGGAGAAGGGCAAGCGCCTGGACATGGACCAGGCTCTGTTGAACCGCTCCGTGAACGAAGGGTTCTCCGGCGGCGAAAAGAAACGTAACGAGATTCTGCAAATGGCGATGCTGGAACCGAAGCTCGCCATCCTCGACGAGACCGACTCGGGTCTCGACATCGATGCGCTGAAGACGGTCGCCAAGGGCGTCAATGCGCTGCGGAGCACGGACCGGGCGATGATCGTCATCACGCATTATCAGCGCCTGCTCCACTACGTCGTTCCGGACCACGTACACGTCCTGTCGGAGGGTCGAATCGTGAAATCGGGCGATCGTGGGCTGGCGCTGGAGTTGGAGGCCAAGGGCTACGGCTGGGTCGAGCACGAGGTGGCACGCCCGCCGCAGCCGGCCCCCGTAGCGACCGTGCAGTGACGCAATGGATGCAGCCGACACCTATCTCTCGATGTTCGCGGAGCTCGAACATGAACCGGCCGGGCGGAAACCCGCCTGGGTCCACGCGATCCGCAAACAGGCCATCGCCCGGTTCGCCGAGCTCGGCTTTCCGTCGACGCGGCTGGAAGACTGGCGGCACACCAATGTCGCCCCGATCACCAAAGTTCGCTTTCTGCCGGCGCGGGCATACCACCGCAACGGGCTGACGCCCGAGTCCCTGGAGCAGGCAACATTGGGAGGACTGGCTGGCAGCCGACTGGTGCTTGTGGACGGTCAGTTCTCCTCGGGGCTGTCGTCGTTGGGGGTGTTGCCGCGCGGCGTGCAAGTCAGCAGTCTGGCGGCAGCGATCGAGACCGATGGGTGCTTCATCGAAGCGCGCTTGGGGCGCTTCGCGCGCGACGACGCCAGCGGGTTTCTGGCACTGAACACCGCCTTTCTCAAGGACGGAGCGTTTCTCCACCTCCCGCCGGCGACCGTTGTTGAGCAACCGATTCACGTGGTCTATGTCTCCACCGCGCAGGGTGACCCGACGGTGTCACACCCCCGCACGCTGATCGTGGCAGAGGAGGGCTGCCAGGCAACTATCATCGAGAGCTACGTCAGCCTCGGCAATGGGACGTGCTTGACCAACGCCGTGACCGAGCTGGTGGCTGGTCCCGGCGCGGTCATCGAGCACGGCACGTTGGCGCTGGAGAATGCGGCGTCCTTTCACGTTGCCGCCCTAAGCGTGAGCCAGGAACAGGCCAGCAACGTCCTGTTGCATTCGTTCTCCTTGAGTGGCGGTCTGGTGCGCAACAATGTCACCGTGGTGTTGGACGGTGAGGGCAGTGAGTGCGTGCTGAACGGCCTTTTTGTCGGCAACGGGCGTGCCCACGTGGACAACCACACGATTATCGACCACGTCAAGCCCCGCTGCACCAGTCAGGAGCTCTACAAGGGTATCCTCGGCGGCCAGTCTACCGGGGTCTTCAACGGCGGCATCCGCGTGCGGGCGAGCGCGCAGAAGACCAGCGCGCGTCAGACGAACAAAAACCTGCTGCTCTCGCCGGACGCGCAGATCAATACCAAGCCGCAGCTCGAAATCTCCGCCGACGATGTGAAGTGCAATCACGCGTCGACCATTGGGCAGCTCGACGCCGACGCGCTCTTCTACTTGCGCGCGCGCGGCATCGCTAGGAACGCCGCCCGCACCATGCTGACCTACGCGTTTGCGAGCGAGATGATTAGTCGCCTGCGGCACGAGCCACTGCGCCGCCGCTTCGAGGAAATCGTATTGACGAGGCTACCGGCGAGAGAAGGAGCCGAGGAGTCATGAGACCGGCGCACCGACTGGCCGTCCCGGAGACTAGTGCGCAGACTCCGGTGGTCTTGGATGTGGCAAAGATCCGGGAGGATTTCCCCATCCTGCGGTACCCCGTGCACGGGAAACCGCTGGTCTATCTGGACAATGCCGCTACGACGCAGAAGCCGCAGGTCGTGATCGACACGCTCAGCCGATACTACACGACGGCAAACGCCAACATCCACCGCGGTGTCCACACCCTCAGCGAGCGCGCCACGCAGGCGTACGAAGCCGCAAGGGGCACGGTACGCCGCTTCCTCAACGCCGCCGACGATCGCGAAATCATCTTCGTGCGCGGCGCGACGGAGGGCATCAACCTGGTGGCACAGAGCTACGGCCGGACATTCCTGAAGCCGGGGGACGAGATCATCATCTCGGCGATGGAACATCACTCCAACATCGTTCCCTGGCAGATGCTTTGCGAACAGGTCGGCGCCAGACTCCGTGTGATTACGATCAACAACGCCGGCGAGTTGTACCTCGACGTCTATGAAGGGCTGCTGAACGAGCGGACCAAGCTGGTCGCCATCACGCACGTCTCGAACGCACTGGGTACGATTAATCCGATCCGCCAGGTCATCGACCTGGCGCACCACTGGAATGTCCCCGTGCTCGTCGACGGAGCCCAGGCCGTGCCACACCTGCAGGTCGACGTGCGAGGGCTCGATTGCGACTTCTACACCTTCTCCGCGCACAAGCTGTTCGGACCGACGGGCATCGGGGTGCTGTACGGCAAGGCCGCCTTGCTCGACCGCATGCCGCCGTACCAAGGCGGGGGGGACATGATCAGCCTCGTGACCTTCGAGAAGACGCACTACAACACGCTCCCGTACAAGTTCGAGGCGGGCACCCCGCACATCGCGGGCGGGGTCGGGTTGGGAGCCGCCATCGAGTATGTGAACCGCATCGGGCTCAATGCCATCGCCGCCTATGAGCACGAACTGCTCGCCTACGCGACCGATTCCCTCAACGCCATCGAAGGCCTCGATATGATTGGGACGGCCAAGGAAAAGACCGGCGTGCTGTCCTTCACGCTGGAAGGCGTCCACCCGCATGACATCGGCACCGTGTTGGACCGTGAGGGGATTGCCATTCGCGCCGGCCATCACTGTGCGATGCCGGTGATGCAGCGCTTCGGGGTGCCAGCAACCGCCCGCGCCTCACTGGCCTTCTACAACACGAAGGAGGAGATCGACGCCTTGGCGGCCGCACTCCACCGGGTCAAGAAGGTATTCGCCTGATGTCCGATCTCAGCGACCTCTACCAGGAAGTTATTCTGGATCACAACCGGCAACCGCGGAACTACCACAAGATCGAGGGGGCACACCGGAAGGCAGAGGGCTACAACCCGCTGTGCGGCGATCAGCTAACCGTGTACGTGCAGCTGGAAGATGGCGTGATCCGTGACATCAGCTTTGAGGGGTCCGGTTGTGCGATTTCGAAAGCCTCGGCGTCGCTGATGACCACGAGCGTGAAGGGCAAGACGCCGGCGCAAGCCCAGGCGCTGTTCGTGGAATTCCATGACTTGGTCACCGGCGGGCATGATGCGCCGCAACCCGCTACGCTCGGCAAGCTCGCGGTGTTCGCTGGCGTCCGGAGGTTCCCCGCGCGGGTGAAGTGCGCCAGCCTTGCCTGGCACACGATGCGTGCGGCCTTGGAGGGCGAGCAGGTTCCAGTATCGACCGAGTGAGTCACACCGACAAAGGAGTTGACCATGCGATCCCACGAAGCAGTAGCGCTACACCGTGATTGCGAAGCCGTTGCCATCCCGAATGGCAACAAGGTCGTACTGCACGCGGGTGATGAGGTGCTCATCACGCAGTCCCTTGGCGGCAGCTTCACGGTCACGACCGAACACGGATACATGGTGCGCATCGCGGGCAAGGACGCTGACGCGCTCGGTCTGGAGCCGGCGGTACAACCCTCCACAGATGCCGCCATGGCAGCCAGCACGCCAGAGCAGGTCGAAAAGGCGGTGTGGGACCAGCTGCGCACCTGCTACGACCCCGAAATCCCGGTGAACATCGTCGATCTCGGCCTGGTGTATCACTGCCAGGCGACGCTCCTGCCCGACGGCGGCCACAAGGTTGAGGTGAGGTTCACGCTGACGGCGCCCGGCTGCGGCATGGCCGGCTCGCTGCAAATGGATATGGAGAGCAAGATTTTGAGCCTCCCCGGTGTCGAGGAATGCGATGTCGACGTCGTCTTCGATCCGCCGTGGAGCCGCGACATGATGTCCGAAGCCGCCAGACTCGATCTCGGGATTTCGTAGAGCCGTTCGGATGATTCGAGTCGCGTGATCGGCCCGTTAGAGGTCCTTGGGCAGCCATTGGTAGGGCTTACCGGTTGGATTCCGCGGCAGCTCAGCGTCGAGATCGATCGAACACGGGCACTGGTACTTGGCCGGCGG is a genomic window containing:
- a CDS encoding cysteine desulfurase; this encodes MRPAHRLAVPETSAQTPVVLDVAKIREDFPILRYPVHGKPLVYLDNAATTQKPQVVIDTLSRYYTTANANIHRGVHTLSERATQAYEAARGTVRRFLNAADDREIIFVRGATEGINLVAQSYGRTFLKPGDEIIISAMEHHSNIVPWQMLCEQVGARLRVITINNAGELYLDVYEGLLNERTKLVAITHVSNALGTINPIRQVIDLAHHWNVPVLVDGAQAVPHLQVDVRGLDCDFYTFSAHKLFGPTGIGVLYGKAALLDRMPPYQGGGDMISLVTFEKTHYNTLPYKFEAGTPHIAGGVGLGAAIEYVNRIGLNAIAAYEHELLAYATDSLNAIEGLDMIGTAKEKTGVLSFTLEGVHPHDIGTVLDREGIAIRAGHHCAMPVMQRFGVPATARASLAFYNTKEEIDALAAALHRVKKVFA
- the sufD gene encoding Fe-S cluster assembly protein SufD translates to MDAADTYLSMFAELEHEPAGRKPAWVHAIRKQAIARFAELGFPSTRLEDWRHTNVAPITKVRFLPARAYHRNGLTPESLEQATLGGLAGSRLVLVDGQFSSGLSSLGVLPRGVQVSSLAAAIETDGCFIEARLGRFARDDASGFLALNTAFLKDGAFLHLPPATVVEQPIHVVYVSTAQGDPTVSHPRTLIVAEEGCQATIIESYVSLGNGTCLTNAVTELVAGPGAVIEHGTLALENAASFHVAALSVSQEQASNVLLHSFSLSGGLVRNNVTVVLDGEGSECVLNGLFVGNGRAHVDNHTIIDHVKPRCTSQELYKGILGGQSTGVFNGGIRVRASAQKTSARQTNKNLLLSPDAQINTKPQLEISADDVKCNHASTIGQLDADALFYLRARGIARNAARTMLTYAFASEMISRLRHEPLRRRFEEIVLTRLPAREGAEES
- a CDS encoding SUF system NifU family Fe-S cluster assembly protein; this encodes MSDLSDLYQEVILDHNRQPRNYHKIEGAHRKAEGYNPLCGDQLTVYVQLEDGVIRDISFEGSGCAISKASASLMTTSVKGKTPAQAQALFVEFHDLVTGGHDAPQPATLGKLAVFAGVRRFPARVKCASLAWHTMRAALEGEQVPVSTE
- the sufC gene encoding Fe-S cluster assembly ATPase SufC, producing MLQISNLHVRVEGKEILRGLNLTVKAGEVHAVMGPNGSGKSTLANVLAGRSTYEVTEGQVLFEGRNLLTMPPELRAREGIFLAFQYPVEIPGVNNAYFLKAAVNAVRTHHGLEELDAMDFLALIKEKGKRLDMDQALLNRSVNEGFSGGEKKRNEILQMAMLEPKLAILDETDSGLDIDALKTVAKGVNALRSTDRAMIVITHYQRLLHYVVPDHVHVLSEGRIVKSGDRGLALELEAKGYGWVEHEVARPPQPAPVATVQ
- the sufT gene encoding putative Fe-S cluster assembly protein SufT, with product MRSHEAVALHRDCEAVAIPNGNKVVLHAGDEVLITQSLGGSFTVTTEHGYMVRIAGKDADALGLEPAVQPSTDAAMAASTPEQVEKAVWDQLRTCYDPEIPVNIVDLGLVYHCQATLLPDGGHKVEVRFTLTAPGCGMAGSLQMDMESKILSLPGVEECDVDVVFDPPWSRDMMSEAARLDLGIS